From the Tenacibaculum dicentrarchi genome, the window TAATTCATTCCATAATAACCACGGTTATAAAACCCGTAATTATAAAAATTTCCGTAGGCATAATGTCTTGAACGCCACCAAGGTCTGTTGTAATTTACTCCGTAATAACCATCCCAATTATTATAATAGCCCCATTGAGGTGCTGTATTTATATGAATTACAACATCGGTATTATTGTTTTTGTTGTAACCCCAAGGTTCATTATTTGTATAGTTATTTTGAGTATCATCATTTCTAATATCCTGATCAGCATTAAAAGGTGCTTCTTCAGAGGCATATTGCTCAATATCAGTAAAAATATCGGTGTCATTTAAAACCCCTAAACGCTCCACTTCCTTGGTGAAATAGTTTTCTTTGGGAGCCTTATATTCTTTAGTTTTCGCAACAATAATAGTACGTTGTGGCTTTTGAATAGGTTTGTCATCGGCATAAATACCATCATCATTATTGGCAACGGTTTGCATTGTTCCGCATGAAACAATTGTAGCTGACATCAATAATAAAAGTAGGTAAAAAGGAAGCTTGGTGTGGCTATATTGGAACTTCATGGCTTAAAATTTAAGGTTATAAAAACTAATTGGGAAACTGGGGTACAAAATACGATTTCTTTGTTGGGCAAGTAGCCTTTTTAATGTAGTTTTGCATAGACAATTTACGCATGAAATATAACAATATTTATGCCAAACTTTTGATTATGAGCAAACATTTAACAAAAAGAGACGAAGATTATTCGAAATGGTATAACGAATTAGTGGTAAAAGCTGATTTAGCTGAAAACTCAGCCGTTAGAGGATGTATGGTTATAAAACCCTACGGATTTGCTATTTGGGAAAACATGCAAGCAGAATTAAATAGAATGTTTAAAGAAACAGGGCATGAAAATGCTTATTTCCCATTACTTGTACCCAAAAGTTTATTTGAAGCAGAAGAGAAAAATGCCGAAGGATTTGCGAAAGAATGTGCCGTTGTAACACATTATCGTTTAGAAAACGACCCAGAGAACAAAGGGAAATTAAGAGTAGATCCGAATGCAAAATTAGAAGAAGAATTAGTAATTCGTCCAACATCCGAAGCAATTATTTGGAACACCTATAAAGGATGGATTCAGTCATACCGTGACTTACCATTATTAATAAACCAATGGGCAAATGTAATGCGTTGGGAAATGCGTACTCGTTTATTTTTGCGTACCGCCGAATTTTTATGGCAAGAAGGGCACACAGCACACGCCACAAAAACCGAAGCAGTAGCTGAAGCAAAACAAATGCAAGAAGTATATGCAACCTTTGCGCAAGACTTTATGGCGATGCCTGTAATAAAAGGAGCAAAATCAGCAAGCGAACGTTTTGCAGGAGCCGAAGATACCTTAACTATTGAAGCATTAATGCAAGACGGTAAAGCTTTACAAGCGGGAACATCTCACTTTTTAGGGCAGAATTTTGCCAAAGCATTTGATGTAAAATACACATCAAAAGAAGGAAAGAAAGAATACGTTTGGGCAACTTCTTGGGGAGTTTCAACACGTTTAATCGGAGGATTAATAATGACACATTCCGATGATGCAGGTTTAGTTTTACCTCCAAAATTAGCACCAATCCAAGTGGTAATCGTCCCTATACATAAAGGAGACGACCAATTAGAAGCAATTTCTGAAAAAGTAAATGTAATTGTAAAAGAATTACGTAAAAAAGGCGTTTCAGTAAAGTTTGATACCAGAGATACTTACAGACCAGGTGCAAAATTTGCCGAATACGAATTAAAAGGAGTTCCTGTGCGAGTAGCAATGGGTAACCGTGATTTACAAAACGGTACTGTTGAAGTTGCTCGTCGTGATACTTTCGAAAAACAAACGGTTGCTATTGATAGCGTTGTAGACGTTATTACCAACTTATTAGAAGATATTCAAGAGAATTTATTTAATAGAGCTTTAGATTATAGAGCAAACCATACTACTGAAGTAACTACTTTTGATGAGTTTAAAGACGCTATTGAAAACAAAGGCGGATTTGTGTCAGCTCACTGGGATGGAACTGAAGAAACTGAAGATAAAATTAAAGAAATTACAAAAGCAACTATTAGATGTATTCCTAACGATGCCAAAGAAGAGGCAGGAACCTGTGTATTTACAGGAAATCCATCTACTAAAAAAGTGCTTTTTGCCAAGGCATATTAATATAAAAATACATTTTATTAAAAAATCCTGCTTCGGTAGGATTTTTTTTTGAAGCAATTTCCCGCTTTCCGCACTCGCTCTTTTTTGAAAAAAATCAAAAAAGGAGCTCAAACAATTGCTACAATCGGGGCTAGGCATTTGTGCTTGTTTTTAAGAACTGTACAAAAAGAATAGAACCTGAACCTTTATAACTTGTTTAAAAATTAAATAAAGACTAAATTCTCGTCATGCTGAATTTATTTCAGCATCGCATTAACAGGAGAACTATGGCAAATCAGGATGCGACTCCTTATTTTTCTGTGATATTTTTTAAAAAATGAAATTTAAATAAGCCTTCATCAATGTTAAGTCAATATAAATTGATAAAAACAGTAAGTTTAGTCAGAAATTTATTAGTCTTTTTAATACTCGGAGTAGGAGAAAATTTAGGGGTAAAGAGCTAAAATTACTTTATGTATTGAAATTGATGAAAAATAATACGTTTTTCTATTTAAATTAAAAATACATGTATCTTCCTGTTTATTAATCTTTTAAGTGTGTTTTTGGTAGCTTTTAAAATAATTCATGTAAATTTTTTTAAATAAAAATAACAAAAAGTTTTGCAGGATTGAAAAACAGTTGTATATTTGCACCCGCAATCAGATGAATTGTTTGTCACGGTCCGTTCGTCTAGGGGTTAGGACGCATGGTTTTCATCCATGTAACACGGGTTCGATTCCCGTACGGACTACAATTTAATTGATGTTTTATAGAATTTATAATTTTAATAAGACAAAAAATTAATAATAAAATTACCGTAAATGTAAAATAATATTTTATATTTGCACTCTCAATCAGAATGATTGTTTTGGTCCGTTCGTCTAGGGGTTAGGACGCATGGTTTTCATCCATGTAACACGGGTTCGATTCCCGTACGGACTACAAAGTTTTTTATAAACCTTTAAGAATTTAGCATAATGGCAAATCATAAGTCAGCAATTAAAAGAATCAGAAGTAACGACGCTAAGCGTTTAAGAAATAAATATCAGCATAAAACAACTCGTAATGCTGTTAGAAGATTAAAAGCATCTGAAGATAAGGCAGAAGCACAAGGAATGCTTTCTACTGTTGTATCTATGTTAGATAAATTAGCAAAGAATAATATTATTCACAAGAATAAAGCATCTAACTTAAAATCAAAATTAGCTAAACACGTAGCTTCTTTATAAGAATTTAAAGTTTACTTAAAATAAAAAAAACGTTTCGATATATCGAAACGTTTTTTTGTTTGTTAAAAAAAGGCTTTTGTTTTCTGTATCTTTGCCGTTAAGATTAAGAATAATTATGTTAGTAGATTTTAATACATTATCAGAAGAGGCAAAGGTTTGGATTTATCCATGTAACAGAAAGTTTTATCCAAAGGAAATTGACGGATTAAACGAGCAATTAAAAACATTTGTTGAGGGGTGGAAGTTAGACGATGAGAATTTTAAAGCATCCTTTGAGGTACGATACAATCGTTTTATCATTTTTTCAGCTGCAGAAGATGCTGTGTTGTTAAATGCCGATATTGATGCACAAGTTGGTTTTATTTTACAGTTACAGACACAATACGAGGTGGAATTGTTAGATAGAATGAATGTGTGTTTTAAACAAGGTGAATACACACAATATAAAGATTTGAAAGACTTTAAGGGCTTGATTAAAAACAAAGCAGTAACCGAAAAAACAATCATTTTTGATAATTTAATTGAAACAAAACAAGAGTTAGAAAATTACTGGGAAGTGCCAATTTCTGAAAGCTGGTATAGCCGATTTTTAAAGAAAAGTAAAACCAAGTCCTAAAGAAACACTGTCTAGGTTTCCATTTTTAAAGTTTGTTATTTTTTTTCGGTGAAAATCTAAATGTAAAACAGTAAGCCATCTGCTTGAATTGCTAATTTGCATGCCTAAACCAAGGGCATAATAATTTCCGTTTTCAAAATTTTTTGAAGGACGCCACATATTACCAAAACTAGCTTGGGTAAAAAAACGATCATCATCATCTCTAGAAATAGTGTAACGAAGTGTTCCGTACATTGGTACGGCGTTTAAACCAAACTTCGGATGGTGGTCGTATCCTAAATTAACAATACCTGCCCAGCGGTTATTAAATTGATATCCAAAACCAGTACGTATAAAAATAGCGGAAAATTTAAACATATTCTCATTATCATCAGGTTCAAATAATACGTAATTTTCGTTAAGTGCAAACGTAAAATTTAAGGAACTTGTGAAAAAAGCATGTTTTTCTTGTGCTTTTAAAGTATAGTTGACTGTAAATATAAAGGCAAAAAGTAGCAGTGTTTTTTTCATAGCGTTAAAATAGTTAACGCTATGTAACAAAAACTATTCCACTTCTAAATTTTTTTCTAATGATTTTATAAATTCATCAATGCTTACGGCATTATCTACATGAAAATCTCCAATTTTGGTTCTTCTTAATTTTGATAAATGAGCACCTGATTTTAAAGCAGCTCCAAAATCAAAAGCTAATGAACGAATGTAGGTTCCTTTGCTACAAACAACTCTAAAATCAAGATTGTTGCCATTTATTTTAGTGATTTCAAAAACAGGAATGGTAATTTCTCTTGTTTTTATTTCGGTAGTTTCTCCTTTTCGGGCAAGTTCATATAAACGAACACCTTCTTTTTTTATCGCCGAAAAAATAGGTGGTTTCTGTTGAATTACGCCCGTAAATTGCTTGGTGGTTTCATGAATTAATTCTTCGGTAATATGATCCGTAGAAAAAATTTCATTTACTTGGGTTTCTAAATCATAACTAGGCGTTGTTCCTCCTAAAGTAATTGTACCAGTATATTCTTTTATTTGTGCCTGATATTGGTCAATAATTTTGGTTTTTTTACCTGTACAAAGTATTAATAAACCTGTTGCCAACGGATCTAAAGTTCCGGCATGCCCAACTTTTATTTTTTTGATGTTAAAGCGTTGTTTTATGTGCCAACGCAATTTATTTACTACCTGAAAAGACGTCCATTCTAGGGGTTTATCAATTAATAAAACTTGTCCGTTTTTATAATCTTCTACTGTTTTCATACTTAAAAATAACTTGAAATGATTTGAAAATAACTTGAATTAAAAGAATAAAGAATATCCAATAGCTATGAATCCTACAATAGCACAGTAAATTGAAAAATAAGATAATTTACTCTTTTTAACTAAAGCAATCATCCAATTACAGGCAACTAATCCTGAAAGGAAAGCTGCTATAAAACCTGCTGATATCGGTATAATTTCTGAAGATTGAAAATTAATATCTCCACCTAAAAAATCTTTAGCTATTTTTCCAAATATAAGAGGAACGACCATTAAAAATGAAAATCGAGCGGCTTTACTACGGTCAATTCCTAATAAAACCGACGTTGAAATAGTAGCTCCTGAACGAGAAATTCCTGGTAACATAGCAATTGCTTGCGAAACTCCAATAATTAAAGCATTTTTAAAAGAAACTTCTTTATTGGTGTTTTTAGCTTTATCAGCAAATAATAATAATACGGCGGTAACTAATAACATTATTCCTACTAATAATATTTTTCCACCGAAAAAAGCTTCTAATTGTTTTTCAAATGCTAAACCAATAATTACCGCTGGTAGCATCGAAATTATAATTTTTACTGAAAATTTCATTGGGTCGTTCCATTTAAATTGGAATAATCCGCTGAAAATTTCGGCAACTTCTTTTCTGAATATCACCAAGGTACTTAATGCGGTTGCAAAATGTAAAACGACGGTAAACGTTAAACTTTCTTCAGGTACCGAAGTATCGCCTAAAATTGCTTTTGCTAATTCTAAATGTCCGCTTGACGATACGGGTAAAAATTCGGTAAGCCCTTGAATAATACCAAGGATAATAGCTTCTAATAAATTCATGCTTATTTTTTTGGATTGGCTAAAATAGCATAAATTTCGATTCCTAAACCGATAATAACAAAGGTTGGTGCTAATCGAATTCTGCGCCAGCTATAAATTTCTTCGTTAAACACAGTTGGGTCATCGCTTCCGCCACCTGACATTAAAATAAAGCCTAGTGAAATAACTGCTAAACCGATTAACATAATGCTATAATTTAGTTTGCCGAATAAAAATTCTGGTTTTGAAATACTGTCTTTTTCCATGAAAATTTTAGTAATATAAATCGTTTGTTTGTAAGTTTAAAAAACGCTGTGTAGCAAAAAATGTGCTGATACAAGTAATTAAAAAAGCCGAAAATAAAACACCTACAGCTAAATAAATTAGTGAAATATAATCGGTTAATAAATTTAAGTTAGGAATGTGTTTGTTTATATA encodes:
- the proS gene encoding proline--tRNA ligase, which gives rise to MSKHLTKRDEDYSKWYNELVVKADLAENSAVRGCMVIKPYGFAIWENMQAELNRMFKETGHENAYFPLLVPKSLFEAEEKNAEGFAKECAVVTHYRLENDPENKGKLRVDPNAKLEEELVIRPTSEAIIWNTYKGWIQSYRDLPLLINQWANVMRWEMRTRLFLRTAEFLWQEGHTAHATKTEAVAEAKQMQEVYATFAQDFMAMPVIKGAKSASERFAGAEDTLTIEALMQDGKALQAGTSHFLGQNFAKAFDVKYTSKEGKKEYVWATSWGVSTRLIGGLIMTHSDDAGLVLPPKLAPIQVVIVPIHKGDDQLEAISEKVNVIVKELRKKGVSVKFDTRDTYRPGAKFAEYELKGVPVRVAMGNRDLQNGTVEVARRDTFEKQTVAIDSVVDVITNLLEDIQENLFNRALDYRANHTTEVTTFDEFKDAIENKGGFVSAHWDGTEETEDKIKEITKATIRCIPNDAKEEAGTCVFTGNPSTKKVLFAKAY
- the rpsT gene encoding 30S ribosomal protein S20; translated protein: MANHKSAIKRIRSNDAKRLRNKYQHKTTRNAVRRLKASEDKAEAQGMLSTVVSMLDKLAKNNIIHKNKASNLKSKLAKHVASL
- a CDS encoding ABC transporter ATPase, with the translated sequence MLVDFNTLSEEAKVWIYPCNRKFYPKEIDGLNEQLKTFVEGWKLDDENFKASFEVRYNRFIIFSAAEDAVLLNADIDAQVGFILQLQTQYEVELLDRMNVCFKQGEYTQYKDLKDFKGLIKNKAVTEKTIIFDNLIETKQELENYWEVPISESWYSRFLKKSKTKS
- the truB gene encoding tRNA pseudouridine(55) synthase TruB encodes the protein MKTVEDYKNGQVLLIDKPLEWTSFQVVNKLRWHIKQRFNIKKIKVGHAGTLDPLATGLLILCTGKKTKIIDQYQAQIKEYTGTITLGGTTPSYDLETQVNEIFSTDHITEELIHETTKQFTGVIQQKPPIFSAIKKEGVRLYELARKGETTEIKTREITIPVFEITKINGNNLDFRVVCSKGTYIRSLAFDFGAALKSGAHLSKLRRTKIGDFHVDNAVSIDEFIKSLEKNLEVE
- a CDS encoding undecaprenyl-diphosphate phosphatase, which gives rise to MNLLEAIILGIIQGLTEFLPVSSSGHLELAKAILGDTSVPEESLTFTVVLHFATALSTLVIFRKEVAEIFSGLFQFKWNDPMKFSVKIIISMLPAVIIGLAFEKQLEAFFGGKILLVGIMLLVTAVLLLFADKAKNTNKEVSFKNALIIGVSQAIAMLPGISRSGATISTSVLLGIDRSKAARFSFLMVVPLIFGKIAKDFLGGDINFQSSEIIPISAGFIAAFLSGLVACNWMIALVKKSKLSYFSIYCAIVGFIAIGYSLFF
- a CDS encoding DUF3098 domain-containing protein, with protein sequence MEKDSISKPEFLFGKLNYSIMLIGLAVISLGFILMSGGGSDDPTVFNEEIYSWRRIRLAPTFVIIGLGIEIYAILANPKK